A window of Infirmifilum lucidum contains these coding sequences:
- a CDS encoding threonine--tRNA ligase, protein MKVLLIHAKTFEYEARQKAVDTAEELSDSNKSGRAENVLVAFVTVEKGDSSDPEIVGKATGEIESVYKRVGASGVVVYPYAHLSENLAEASEALPLLKSIEEQLKVRGVRVQRAPFGWYKRFTLECYGHPLSELSRTIRPGEKPKHGFEDFAVMFPDGRIVSVEELPSGLPEDFIALLEAEVFKRRREGGEPLYLDYCRKFGLEWEPMSDLGHMRYGPEATIMVEAVAEYAWQVARSLGIPVYKVRGTNTFNLEYKPVLQHAQLYGDRLYQLEVDEKKLVLRYAACHQQFAMIKDWEISYRNLPLGMLEIADSYRLEQPGELLLCFRLRKFTMPDLHIFCRDLQEAMEISFRVHEKIYEEIRRLGRDYVSIYNLTRSFLESNREYIRRLVEKEGKPILLHFVPEGKYYWVLNVEYNIIDELGRPREIGTFQIDVGNAERFGITYVNEEGQREYPVIIHTALIGSVERYIFAVLDTAAKKAKNGELPALPTWLSPVQVRIIPFSREFLLEADKLADLLESEGFRVDVDDRDESIAKRIRDAEVKWIPYIVVIGKREVETGKLNVRIRGKGQVEMTREELLARLREDVRGYPLVSSRLPRHVALRPRYR, encoded by the coding sequence TTGAAAGTACTGCTCATCCATGCTAAGACCTTTGAGTACGAGGCTAGGCAGAAAGCTGTCGACACGGCAGAGGAGCTCTCAGATAGCAATAAGTCCGGCAGGGCGGAAAACGTCCTTGTAGCCTTCGTGACTGTCGAAAAAGGGGATTCTTCAGACCCCGAGATTGTCGGGAAAGCAACTGGAGAGATAGAGAGCGTCTATAAACGCGTCGGGGCGTCCGGGGTCGTGGTCTATCCCTATGCTCACCTCTCCGAAAACCTCGCTGAGGCCAGTGAAGCCCTACCCCTGCTTAAATCTATCGAGGAGCAGTTGAAGGTACGTGGCGTTAGAGTTCAGAGGGCGCCATTCGGGTGGTATAAGCGCTTCACGCTGGAGTGCTATGGCCACCCACTCTCGGAGCTTTCACGTACTATACGGCCAGGCGAGAAGCCCAAGCACGGCTTTGAAGATTTCGCAGTGATGTTCCCGGATGGTAGAATCGTCAGCGTAGAGGAGCTACCTAGTGGGCTTCCAGAGGACTTCATAGCTCTACTAGAGGCCGAAGTGTTCAAGCGGAGACGTGAGGGGGGAGAGCCGCTCTACCTAGACTACTGCAGGAAGTTTGGCCTCGAGTGGGAGCCCATGAGTGATCTCGGCCATATGCGCTATGGCCCTGAAGCCACTATAATGGTTGAGGCTGTTGCCGAGTATGCGTGGCAGGTTGCCAGGAGCCTTGGAATACCAGTATACAAGGTGAGGGGCACCAATACCTTCAACCTGGAGTACAAGCCTGTCCTGCAACACGCCCAGCTATACGGCGACAGGCTCTACCAGTTAGAAGTGGACGAAAAGAAGCTTGTCCTGAGGTACGCCGCGTGCCACCAGCAATTCGCGATGATCAAGGACTGGGAGATAAGTTACAGGAACCTCCCTCTCGGTATGCTCGAGATAGCCGACAGCTACAGGCTTGAACAGCCAGGCGAACTGCTCCTGTGCTTCCGCCTCAGGAAGTTTACGATGCCAGACCTCCACATATTCTGCAGGGATCTGCAGGAGGCCATGGAGATTTCATTTAGGGTGCACGAGAAGATATACGAGGAGATAAGGAGGCTCGGGCGCGATTACGTTAGTATATACAACCTGACGAGGTCTTTCCTAGAGTCCAACAGAGAGTACATAAGGAGGCTCGTGGAAAAGGAGGGGAAGCCGATTCTCCTTCACTTTGTCCCCGAGGGTAAGTATTACTGGGTTCTCAACGTGGAATACAACATAATCGATGAGCTCGGGAGGCCCAGGGAGATAGGGACGTTCCAGATAGACGTGGGCAACGCTGAGCGCTTTGGCATTACGTACGTGAACGAGGAGGGCCAGCGTGAGTACCCTGTAATCATCCACACAGCCCTAATCGGCTCGGTGGAGAGGTACATTTTCGCCGTGCTAGACACCGCGGCGAAGAAGGCCAAAAACGGCGAGCTACCGGCACTGCCCACCTGGCTTTCACCAGTCCAGGTCAGGATAATCCCGTTCTCCAGGGAATTCCTATTAGAGGCCGATAAGCTAGCGGATCTCTTGGAAAGTGAGGGCTTCAGGGTAGACGTGGATGACAGAGACGAGAGCATAGCGAAAAGAATCAGAGATGCGGAAGTGAAGTGGATACCATATATCGTGGTCATTGGGAAGAGGGAAGTCGAGACAGGTAAGCTTAACGTGAGAATTCGGGGTAAGGGGCAGGTGGAGATGACGCGCGAAGAGTTGCTCGCCAGGCTCAGGGAGGACGTCCGGGGCTACCCGCTAGTTAGCTCGAGGCTTCCCAGGCATGTTGCCCTTAGGCCGAGATACAGGTAG
- a CDS encoding carbohydrate kinase family protein, whose protein sequence is MTAGPSFIVSGNASVDEYYLVDSIPGADEAQEARDFFKRLGGAATNVAVALARLGARVVFAGVVGNDEQGGLIVEYLRKEGVATHGIIRSQKPTGRVVILLDSRGNRAMVAVRGANLDLKPGVFDLSTLFKEAGHVHLSSTKPEYTLWMLAEAKKRGLTTSYDPGMAVASKGLEYLSPVLEVTDVLFVNIREYHALGGRKLEDVYQGLLVVKEGERGSRIPRLNVEASAFRVDVIDTTGAGDAFNAAFLIAWKLGLPYERCLLLANAAGALKSTRVGAHSSPTLEELNDFLLSRGLEPLVF, encoded by the coding sequence GTGACAGCTGGGCCTTCGTTCATAGTCTCAGGGAATGCGAGCGTAGACGAGTACTACCTGGTAGACAGCATTCCTGGTGCTGATGAGGCACAGGAAGCAAGGGATTTTTTCAAGAGGCTTGGTGGAGCAGCCACAAACGTCGCAGTCGCTCTGGCGAGGCTCGGGGCTAGAGTAGTCTTTGCCGGCGTTGTCGGGAACGACGAGCAGGGGGGCCTCATCGTAGAGTATTTGAGGAAGGAGGGTGTAGCTACCCACGGCATAATAAGGTCTCAGAAGCCGACTGGGAGGGTGGTTATACTGTTGGACTCTAGGGGCAACAGGGCTATGGTGGCTGTGAGGGGGGCAAACCTAGACTTAAAGCCTGGCGTCTTCGACCTGAGCACTCTCTTCAAGGAGGCGGGTCACGTCCACTTGAGTAGCACTAAGCCGGAGTACACTCTCTGGATGCTTGCAGAGGCTAAGAAGAGGGGGCTCACGACGAGCTATGATCCCGGCATGGCTGTAGCTTCCAAGGGTCTCGAGTACTTAAGCCCCGTTCTCGAGGTTACAGACGTGCTTTTCGTAAACATACGCGAGTACCACGCACTTGGAGGCAGGAAGCTAGAGGACGTCTATCAGGGCTTGCTCGTAGTAAAGGAGGGAGAGAGGGGCTCCAGGATACCCAGGCTTAACGTAGAGGCTTCAGCCTTTAGGGTCGACGTTATAGATACCACGGGTGCCGGTGATGCCTTTAACGCCGCCTTCCTCATTGCCTGGAAGCTCGGCCTGCCCTATGAAAGGTGCCTCTTGCTGGCCAACGCGGCCGGGGCTCTCAAGTCTACTAGGGTAGGGGCCCACTCCTCTCCCACACTAGAGGAGCTCAACGACTTCCTGCTGTCTAGGGGGCTAGAGCCCTTGGTGTTCTAA
- a CDS encoding ATP-dependent DNA ligase, translated as MSQSDLPYSVLVEFYEKIESTSSRLAMTDYLVALFKKTPVEVLDKVVYLTQGQLRPDYEGVELGVAEKLTLRAISKATGVPLKTVEELYKKVGDPGLVAEQLLSRPKQATGLLGFIGQEGLKHELTISQVYSSLMKIALATGEGSQDTKVNTLAGLLSDAKPKEARYIVRTVTGRLRLGIADMTILDALAVAFTGSKAAREVVERAYTKRPDLGFIAKELASNGLEAIKAIKIEVGVPVLPMLAERLSDPAEILEKLGGQCLAEYKYDGERVQAHKKDERVWLFSRRLENITHHYPDVVNFVSMLKAEEAVVEGEIVAYNSDTGEMLPFQELMHRRRKYDVDKAMKEYPVRVYLFDIIYLDGQELIEKPLPERRKILESIVPAGSEDILLSKARLVDNAKDLLLFFEEAISEGCEGVMCKSVSGQSVYQMGARGWLWIKFKRDYRMEMTDTVDLVVVGAFHGRGKRAGTYGALLMAAYDPQSDTFKTVCKVGTGFTDEDLANLPKLLEPYRIPHRHPRVVSRIEADVWFVPAVVLEIIGAEITLSPLHTCALGKVEPESGLAIRFPRFTGRYRFDKKPEQATTEAELMEMYKSQRKTALQQ; from the coding sequence ATGTCTCAAAGTGATCTGCCGTACAGCGTTCTAGTAGAGTTCTACGAGAAGATCGAGAGCACGTCCAGCAGGCTTGCCATGACAGACTACCTCGTCGCCCTGTTCAAGAAGACGCCCGTAGAGGTGCTGGACAAGGTGGTATACTTGACCCAGGGGCAGTTGAGGCCCGACTACGAGGGTGTCGAGCTGGGCGTTGCCGAGAAGCTCACGCTCAGGGCAATATCTAAGGCTACAGGTGTCCCGCTAAAGACAGTTGAAGAACTCTACAAGAAGGTCGGCGACCCAGGTCTCGTTGCTGAGCAGTTGCTTTCCAGGCCGAAGCAGGCCACCGGCCTGCTAGGCTTCATAGGGCAGGAGGGCCTTAAGCACGAACTCACGATCTCCCAGGTCTACAGCTCCCTCATGAAGATAGCCCTAGCTACAGGCGAGGGCAGCCAGGACACTAAGGTAAACACCCTCGCGGGCCTGCTATCCGACGCTAAACCCAAGGAGGCCAGGTACATCGTTAGGACGGTTACAGGTAGGCTCAGGCTGGGCATAGCCGACATGACTATACTAGACGCCCTAGCCGTGGCCTTCACGGGGTCAAAGGCCGCTAGAGAGGTGGTAGAAAGAGCCTACACGAAGAGGCCGGATCTAGGCTTCATCGCGAAGGAGCTGGCTTCAAACGGGCTGGAGGCTATTAAAGCGATAAAGATCGAGGTCGGCGTCCCAGTACTGCCCATGCTTGCCGAGCGGCTCAGCGACCCAGCAGAGATACTCGAGAAGCTGGGGGGCCAATGCCTCGCAGAGTACAAGTACGACGGCGAGAGAGTGCAGGCGCACAAGAAGGACGAGAGAGTCTGGCTCTTTAGCAGGAGGCTGGAGAACATAACACACCACTACCCCGACGTCGTGAACTTCGTGTCTATGCTTAAAGCAGAGGAGGCTGTCGTAGAGGGCGAGATTGTAGCATACAACTCAGACACCGGGGAAATGCTCCCCTTCCAGGAGTTAATGCACCGGAGGAGGAAGTACGACGTGGACAAAGCGATGAAGGAGTACCCCGTCAGAGTGTACCTCTTCGACATAATCTACCTCGACGGCCAGGAGCTCATCGAGAAGCCGCTCCCGGAGCGCAGGAAAATACTGGAGTCCATAGTGCCCGCGGGCAGCGAGGACATATTGCTCTCCAAGGCGAGGCTCGTCGACAACGCGAAGGATCTCCTCTTGTTCTTCGAGGAGGCTATAAGCGAGGGCTGCGAGGGCGTGATGTGCAAGTCTGTATCAGGCCAGAGCGTGTACCAGATGGGCGCGAGGGGCTGGCTTTGGATAAAGTTCAAACGCGACTACAGAATGGAGATGACGGACACCGTAGACCTCGTAGTGGTCGGGGCTTTCCACGGCAGGGGCAAGAGGGCTGGGACGTATGGCGCTCTCCTTATGGCCGCCTACGACCCCCAGAGCGACACTTTCAAGACCGTCTGTAAAGTCGGTACGGGCTTCACCGACGAGGATCTAGCCAACCTGCCTAAGCTCCTCGAGCCATACCGCATACCGCACCGCCACCCCAGGGTTGTCTCCAGGATAGAAGCGGACGTCTGGTTTGTACCAGCTGTTGTTCTCGAGATTATAGGAGCCGAGATCACTCTCAGCCCACTCCACACCTGTGCCCTCGGCAAAGTAGAGCCCGAGTCAGGCCTGGCAATTAGGTTCCCGAGGTTTACGGGCAGGTATAGGTTCGACAAGAAGCCGGAGCAGGCGACGACGGAGGCTGAGCTCATGGAGATGTACAAGTCGCAGCGCAAGACGGCTCTCCAACAGTAG
- a CDS encoding thioredoxin family protein, with protein MVKEIKVFLPRDHRAQEMLDAFKAELNAIPRGERPKLMVRLLSLKDPSKFEEWLQSLEEVFGGIYVAEFKKYGIRAVPAVVVDGEKAVEGRYLNRQEIRLLVQGLSPELASIAPLEAQPEERLPQAEAPRREIGASQAVKPVAPQPREPAEAPPPIELAPVEVPVEQEPRPVQPAKPQAKSLLQPQQARPRPPQQAPQYPKPLPGTQRLEQKQQVKPEPQQAREPQPQPVAQQPPAQARELAGTCFTCLFYDQARSRCKLLHVVVPDPHNPPCGRRRPR; from the coding sequence GTGGTCAAAGAGATTAAAGTATTCCTCCCGCGCGACCACAGAGCCCAGGAGATGCTCGACGCATTCAAAGCCGAGCTAAACGCTATCCCGAGAGGCGAGAGACCCAAGCTCATGGTGAGGCTACTCAGCCTGAAGGATCCGTCGAAGTTCGAGGAGTGGCTCCAGAGCCTCGAGGAGGTCTTCGGCGGGATATACGTGGCCGAGTTCAAGAAGTACGGCATTAGAGCAGTACCAGCAGTCGTGGTCGACGGCGAGAAGGCGGTCGAAGGCAGGTACCTGAACCGCCAGGAGATAAGGCTCCTGGTACAGGGCCTGTCCCCGGAGCTCGCGAGCATAGCGCCGCTCGAGGCACAGCCGGAAGAAAGGCTCCCACAAGCAGAAGCCCCCCGTAGAGAGATAGGGGCCTCACAGGCCGTGAAGCCTGTTGCGCCACAGCCTAGGGAGCCAGCTGAAGCGCCGCCTCCCATCGAGCTGGCCCCAGTAGAAGTTCCTGTAGAGCAGGAGCCTAGGCCCGTACAGCCCGCCAAACCGCAGGCCAAGTCACTGCTCCAGCCGCAGCAGGCTAGGCCCCGGCCGCCCCAGCAGGCCCCACAGTACCCTAAACCCCTGCCCGGTACTCAACGACTTGAGCAGAAGCAGCAGGTAAAGCCGGAGCCCCAGCAGGCCCGAGAGCCGCAACCGCAACCCGTAGCGCAACAGCCCCCTGCTCAGGCCAGAGAGCTAGCGGGAACCTGCTTCACGTGCCTCTTCTACGACCAGGCCAGGAGCAGGTGTAAGCTCCTACACGTCGTGGTTCCAGACCCCCACAACCCGCCGTGTGGTAGGAGGAGGCCACGCTAG
- a CDS encoding TIGR00296 family protein has translation MGKLSAEEGAFLVRLARRAVEEYLERAVIIDPPSDTPRSLLEKSGVFVTIERIVVNPVTRQARRELRGCIGYPEPLFPLAEATIRSAIAAATEDPRFPPVTPRELDEVVFEVSVLTKPEPVQYADYRELLDKVKVGRDGLLVEYGLARGLLLPQVPVEEGWDVEKFLSYSCLKAGLPEDFWRTGRLKVYTFQAQIFVEVTPRGDVTERLLEVPL, from the coding sequence ATGGGAAAGCTCTCTGCTGAGGAGGGCGCCTTCCTGGTGAGGCTCGCCAGGAGGGCTGTCGAGGAGTACCTCGAGAGGGCGGTGATAATCGACCCGCCATCAGACACCCCTAGGAGCCTCCTCGAGAAGTCCGGGGTTTTCGTCACGATCGAGAGAATCGTGGTCAACCCGGTGACCAGGCAGGCTAGGCGGGAGCTGAGGGGCTGCATAGGTTATCCCGAGCCTCTATTCCCCCTAGCCGAGGCCACTATTCGCTCGGCCATAGCCGCTGCGACAGAAGACCCGAGGTTCCCGCCGGTCACGCCCAGGGAGCTAGACGAGGTCGTATTCGAGGTCAGCGTCCTGACGAAGCCCGAGCCAGTACAATATGCGGACTACAGAGAGTTACTCGACAAGGTGAAGGTGGGGCGGGACGGGCTCCTCGTGGAGTACGGGCTTGCTAGGGGCCTCCTGCTGCCACAAGTCCCGGTGGAGGAGGGGTGGGACGTCGAGAAGTTCCTCAGTTACTCGTGCCTCAAGGCAGGGCTCCCGGAGGACTTTTGGAGGACGGGCAGGCTTAAGGTCTACACTTTCCAGGCGCAGATATTCGTCGAGGTGACGCCGAGGGGAGACGTCACGGAGAGGCTCCTCGAAGTACCCCTCTAG
- a CDS encoding Mut7-C RNAse domain-containing protein: protein MVDGMLGKLARWLRLVGVRALYYSGADDREIETLLEQKPGLLFLTRDKALQRHLSRRGFKALLVPEGREEDVLAHVFQRLGVEPIFRPERALCSICGSPLARASREDVAGLVPARVLDAYSEFYVCTGCGQVYWLGTHIREIEKTLEKVRCIVYGKALC, encoded by the coding sequence GTGGTAGACGGGATGCTGGGCAAGCTCGCGCGGTGGCTCAGGCTGGTGGGCGTGAGGGCCCTGTACTACTCCGGGGCAGACGATAGGGAGATCGAGACCCTGCTGGAGCAGAAGCCCGGGCTCCTCTTCCTGACCAGGGACAAAGCCCTCCAGAGGCACCTCTCCAGGAGGGGCTTCAAGGCGCTCCTGGTGCCCGAGGGCAGGGAGGAGGACGTCCTCGCGCACGTCTTCCAGAGGCTGGGCGTCGAGCCTATCTTCAGGCCTGAGAGAGCCCTCTGCTCTATATGCGGCTCCCCGCTCGCGCGTGCCTCGCGGGAGGACGTTGCCGGCCTCGTACCGGCCAGAGTTCTGGACGCGTACAGCGAGTTCTACGTGTGCACAGGGTGTGGACAAGTTTATTGGCTCGGCACGCATATTAGGGAGATTGAGAAAACTCTGGAAAAAGTGAGGTGCATAGTCTATGGGAAAGCTCTCTGCTGA
- the rqcH gene encoding ribosome rescue protein RqcH, giving the protein MSAVGGRRSVSLLDVYKLWDLFASLEGSRLAKALVQGSLTVLQFSSGVMLFHPRRGACPALGGVELANPSRLKPLRDLEGKRVNAVSVVNDDRALALDFTGFTLVLEWVREGNIVLLDAGWKVLYALEEKTMRDRAIRRGEPYKPPPKLADFSAPPWEVVEKASSLKRRNVVTALSQASSLPPEVVYEAAFRLGVDPQSKLSSAEDAVRVLEEAREIYLEALADKRSGYKVETGGGFEVYPFKPLHLGSGPVPVDFQEEFPPYMSRLMLPEEVAAGATPADRAEEALRTIEASARLLMENAPRVQEVIDYYRALREQGSTWRAIEEEVAAKYPEVKGFNHAKWSITLTLGGVDIEVDARRSAYANAEALFEKAKSLRAKMPLLAASKSEPKKVVVPARRAGGGPWYKDFRFFFTSSGFLVVAGKSAGQNELLVRRYMEEHDIFLHADIHGAPSTILKTGGREVPEKDIFEAAQFAACYSSAWKAGLMAVDVYWVPATQVSKAAPSGEYLGKGAFMIYGKRNWIRGVPLELLVGSSGGALVALPVSRSPEEGCFLKLTPGPLARELTARKVVDFLRRECGVRAGLEEVLKLLPAGTFHVERWVRVGG; this is encoded by the coding sequence GTGTCGGCTGTGGGGGGCAGGAGGAGTGTAAGCCTGCTCGACGTGTACAAGCTCTGGGACTTGTTTGCGAGCTTGGAAGGCTCGAGGCTCGCGAAGGCCCTAGTCCAGGGCAGCCTCACAGTCCTGCAGTTCTCGTCTGGCGTCATGCTCTTCCACCCAAGGCGCGGGGCGTGTCCCGCTCTAGGGGGCGTGGAGCTGGCAAACCCCTCCCGCTTGAAGCCCCTCAGAGACCTGGAGGGCAAGCGCGTAAACGCTGTGAGCGTTGTAAACGACGACAGGGCGCTGGCGCTGGACTTCACGGGCTTCACGCTCGTACTAGAGTGGGTTAGAGAGGGGAACATAGTCCTCCTCGACGCAGGCTGGAAGGTACTCTACGCTCTCGAAGAGAAAACCATGCGCGACAGGGCTATAAGGAGGGGCGAGCCCTACAAGCCGCCCCCGAAGCTGGCTGACTTCTCGGCGCCGCCGTGGGAGGTTGTAGAGAAGGCTTCTTCGCTGAAGCGCAGGAACGTGGTGACTGCCCTCTCTCAGGCCTCCTCCCTGCCGCCAGAAGTCGTCTACGAGGCGGCGTTCCGCCTAGGCGTAGACCCGCAATCGAAGCTCAGCTCAGCAGAAGACGCTGTAAGAGTCCTCGAGGAGGCTAGAGAGATATACCTAGAGGCCCTAGCCGATAAGAGGAGCGGCTACAAGGTTGAGACTGGGGGCGGGTTTGAAGTGTACCCGTTCAAGCCACTACACCTAGGCTCCGGGCCCGTCCCGGTTGACTTCCAGGAGGAGTTCCCGCCATACATGTCTAGGCTCATGCTCCCGGAGGAGGTGGCGGCCGGGGCTACGCCGGCTGATAGAGCTGAGGAAGCGTTGAGGACTATCGAGGCCTCTGCCAGGCTCCTCATGGAGAATGCGCCCAGAGTCCAGGAAGTGATAGACTACTACAGGGCGCTCAGAGAGCAGGGCTCTACCTGGCGGGCAATAGAGGAGGAGGTCGCGGCGAAGTACCCTGAAGTCAAGGGCTTCAACCACGCTAAATGGTCTATAACCCTCACGCTCGGGGGCGTCGACATTGAGGTCGACGCCAGGAGGAGTGCCTACGCCAACGCCGAGGCTCTCTTCGAGAAGGCGAAGTCCCTGAGGGCGAAGATGCCTCTACTTGCAGCGAGCAAGTCCGAGCCAAAGAAGGTTGTTGTTCCAGCTAGGAGGGCTGGGGGAGGGCCCTGGTACAAGGACTTCAGGTTCTTCTTCACGTCTAGCGGTTTCCTAGTGGTCGCCGGGAAGTCTGCGGGCCAGAACGAGTTGCTGGTCAGGAGGTACATGGAAGAGCACGACATATTCCTCCACGCCGACATACACGGGGCGCCCTCGACCATACTGAAGACGGGCGGCCGGGAGGTTCCCGAGAAGGACATCTTCGAGGCCGCGCAGTTCGCCGCGTGTTACAGCAGCGCCTGGAAGGCCGGCCTCATGGCCGTAGACGTCTACTGGGTTCCCGCCACGCAGGTCTCGAAGGCCGCGCCCAGCGGCGAGTACCTGGGCAAGGGCGCCTTCATGATATACGGCAAGAGGAACTGGATACGCGGGGTGCCGCTAGAGCTACTTGTCGGCTCCAGCGGGGGCGCTCTCGTGGCCCTTCCTGTGTCCCGTAGCCCCGAAGAGGGGTGTTTCCTCAAGCTCACCCCTGGGCCGCTGGCGAGGGAGCTCACAGCCAGAAAGGTTGTAGACTTCCTCAGGAGGGAATGCGGGGTTAGAGCCGGGCTCGAGGAAGTCTTGAAGCTACTGCCCGCCGGCACCTTCCACGTGGAGAGGTGGGTGAGGGTTGGGGGCTAG
- a CDS encoding P-loop NTPase family protein, with amino-acid sequence MPVPDVLGILPVPPYPRRGVEYREAPAILKTGVSALDAVLGGGLEPGCVYDFSGEAGGGKTQLCMQLSVNVQLPVDSGGLGKRAVFVDTRGDFAPERVIAIAYARGVEPSEALSGITYARALSLQHLLVLLEKALVEVVSGDAGLLVVDELTGLIRSESLDPKERVEAYSSVVRALWRVARAGSIVVATRDVVSHDGVSPAGGAHLDGYACLSLLLKRRGELRDAVVLSSPWPRASATFRIGEGGVEEP; translated from the coding sequence GTGCCTGTTCCAGATGTACTGGGAATTCTCCCCGTACCCCCGTACCCGAGGCGCGGTGTAGAGTATCGCGAGGCCCCCGCTATACTGAAGACGGGGGTTAGCGCTCTAGACGCAGTGCTGGGCGGGGGGCTAGAGCCAGGCTGTGTCTACGACTTCTCTGGGGAGGCCGGTGGCGGCAAGACCCAGCTCTGCATGCAGCTGTCCGTTAACGTCCAGCTCCCGGTGGACAGCGGGGGCCTGGGGAAGAGGGCTGTCTTCGTAGACACGAGGGGCGACTTCGCGCCCGAGAGGGTTATTGCGATCGCCTATGCCAGGGGGGTTGAGCCCTCGGAGGCCCTGTCGGGGATAACCTACGCGCGCGCCCTGAGCCTCCAGCACCTCCTCGTGCTACTGGAGAAGGCGCTCGTGGAGGTCGTCTCGGGGGACGCGGGCCTCCTCGTCGTCGACGAGCTCACCGGGCTCATACGCTCCGAGTCCCTAGACCCGAAGGAGAGGGTTGAGGCGTACTCGAGCGTGGTGAGGGCCTTGTGGCGCGTCGCCCGCGCGGGGTCTATCGTCGTGGCAACTAGGGATGTTGTCTCGCATGACGGCGTCTCGCCTGCAGGCGGCGCGCACCTAGACGGTTACGCCTGCCTCTCATTGTTGCTGAAGCGGAGGGGGGAGCTCAGGGACGCCGTCGTTCTGTCTAGCCCCTGGCCCCGCGCGTCGGCAACGTTCAGGATAGGTGAGGGGGGTGTCGAGGAGCCTTAA